The proteins below come from a single Blastocatellia bacterium genomic window:
- the hybB gene encoding Ni/Fe-hydrogenase cytochrome b subunit: MSRIKLPQLTFWRVVLVIILIAGLYSTVIRFTRGLGASTALSDQFPWGLWIGFDVLCGVALAAGGFTLSAVVYIFHVERFRPIVRPAILTAFLGYLLVIVALIYDLGKPYNIWHPLVMWNTRSVMFEVAWCVMLYTLVLALEFSPMVFERWQLQKPLKIIHALTIPLVIVGVILSMLHQSSLGSLFLIVPHKLHALWYSPLLPVFFFISAVALGCAMTIFESFLSFRAFGKRLELDLLADLGKVMVVVLGVYLVLKGQDLLERGAWELAFEPTYAGRMFLAENLLGIIAPIILLLIARIRNNDFGLFVSAVMVVLGFIMNRLNVSITGIEANAGIFYFPSWMEIAVTTMIVALGFVLFGLAVRYLPVFPMKEQLPAERVVPLPAAALLHPAKRRTAALVLALTVILGGSAIALAYSGLQHRSRLMTTTDTPSTQPEAQVVEHSLQLPADKEFPQHEDSPGPVTFSHTTHVDPTQPSCTVCHARTFRIIETHQAPLSVNMHDRQACGLCHDGERAFSINDGCTTCHRLP, encoded by the coding sequence ATGAGCCGAATCAAGCTGCCTCAGCTTACATTTTGGCGAGTCGTGTTGGTCATCATCCTGATCGCCGGCCTCTACAGCACGGTGATCCGTTTCACGCGCGGACTGGGCGCCAGCACGGCGTTGAGCGACCAATTCCCTTGGGGACTCTGGATCGGTTTTGATGTGTTGTGCGGTGTCGCCCTGGCTGCCGGCGGTTTTACGCTGAGCGCCGTCGTCTACATCTTCCATGTTGAACGCTTCAGGCCCATCGTCCGGCCAGCCATTCTGACAGCCTTTCTGGGTTACTTGCTGGTGATTGTGGCGCTCATTTATGACTTGGGAAAACCTTACAACATCTGGCATCCGCTGGTCATGTGGAATACTCGTTCAGTGATGTTCGAGGTGGCATGGTGTGTCATGCTCTACACGTTGGTTTTGGCGCTGGAATTCAGTCCAATGGTCTTCGAGCGATGGCAACTGCAAAAGCCGCTGAAGATCATTCACGCGCTGACCATCCCGCTGGTTATCGTTGGCGTGATCCTGTCCATGCTGCACCAATCATCGTTGGGTTCACTGTTTCTGATTGTGCCGCACAAGCTGCACGCGTTGTGGTACTCGCCATTGCTACCCGTGTTCTTTTTCATCTCGGCTGTGGCGCTTGGTTGCGCTATGACCATTTTTGAATCATTCCTGAGTTTTCGCGCATTTGGCAAGCGTCTGGAACTAGACCTTCTGGCCGACCTGGGCAAGGTGATGGTGGTCGTCCTGGGCGTCTACTTGGTCTTAAAAGGTCAGGACCTACTGGAGCGCGGAGCATGGGAGCTGGCCTTTGAGCCGACCTATGCCGGTCGGATGTTTCTGGCCGAAAACCTGCTCGGTATCATCGCGCCGATCATCCTGCTGCTGATTGCCCGCATCCGCAACAACGATTTCGGCCTCTTCGTCTCGGCTGTGATGGTCGTGTTAGGCTTCATCATGAACCGGTTGAACGTCAGCATCACCGGCATCGAAGCCAATGCCGGTATTTTCTATTTCCCAAGCTGGATGGAGATCGCGGTAACTACCATGATCGTCGCGTTGGGGTTCGTATTATTCGGATTGGCAGTGCGGTATCTTCCGGTGTTCCCGATGAAAGAACAACTGCCGGCAGAGCGCGTCGTGCCATTGCCGGCAGCCGCATTGCTGCATCCGGCCAAGCGCCGCACGGCAGCGTTGGTTCTTGCGCTGACGGTCATCCTGGGAGGCAGCGCGATTGCGTTGGCCTATAGCGGCCTCCAACATCGAAGCCGCCTCATGACCACGACTGACACGCCATCAACACAGCCCGAGGCGCAAGTCGTGGAGCACTCCTTGCAACTGCCAGCCGATAAGGAATTCCCACAACATGAGGACAGCCCAGGGCCGGTGACCTTTAGCCACACGACCCACGTTGACCCGACTCAACCGAGCTGCACAGTCTGTCACGCTCGGACATTTAGGATCATAGAAACCCATCAAGCGCCGCTGTCGGTCAATATGCATGACCGTCAAGCATGCGGCCTCTGTCATGATGGAGAACGAGCGTTCAGCATCAACGACGGGTGCACAACCTGTCATCGCTTGCCGTAG
- a CDS encoding 4Fe-4S dicluster domain-containing protein codes for MGISSQKALLFDSTRCIGCGACYVACKQVNRLPPAQENFLDEKLSAASVTVVNQRNGRFVRRLCMHCQNPTCVSVCPVAALEKTVEGPVIYHADRCMGCRYCMQACPFNVPTYEWNQTQPRIKKCTMCYERVKQGKSTACAEVCPTGATLFGNRDELIEEARARIRAHPAQYINHIYGLQEVGGTSVLVLSDVPIETLGYPTHVGTEPLPMLTWEVLRKIPNFVVVGSVLLGGIWWITKRRVEVQRAEQQEEV; via the coding sequence ATGGGCATCTCATCACAGAAAGCGCTCTTGTTTGACAGCACACGGTGCATTGGCTGCGGTGCCTGCTATGTGGCCTGCAAACAGGTCAATCGGCTGCCACCGGCGCAGGAGAATTTCCTTGACGAAAAACTCTCCGCCGCGAGCGTCACCGTGGTCAATCAACGTAACGGGCGGTTTGTCCGGCGGCTGTGCATGCACTGTCAAAATCCGACCTGCGTATCGGTATGTCCAGTGGCCGCCCTGGAAAAAACGGTTGAAGGACCCGTCATCTATCATGCGGATCGCTGCATGGGTTGCCGCTATTGCATGCAGGCCTGTCCGTTCAATGTTCCGACCTATGAATGGAACCAGACGCAACCACGGATCAAAAAATGCACGATGTGTTATGAACGGGTGAAGCAAGGAAAATCAACGGCCTGCGCCGAAGTCTGTCCGACAGGCGCCACACTGTTCGGCAATCGGGACGAGCTCATCGAAGAGGCGCGCGCGCGGATTCGCGCTCATCCTGCGCAGTACATCAATCACATCTACGGACTGCAGGAAGTCGGCGGCACCTCAGTGCTGGTGTTAAGCGACGTGCCGATCGAAACGTTGGGTTACCCAACGCACGTTGGCACTGAACCGCTGCCGATGCTCACGTGGGAAGTTTTGCGAAAAATTCCGAACTTCGTCGTTGTCGGCAGTGTGCTGCTGGGTGGAATTTGGTGGATCACCAAGCGTCGCGTCGAAGTGCAACGCGCCGAACAACAGGAGGAGGTATGA